In Micromonospora sp. LH3U1, one genomic interval encodes:
- a CDS encoding PmoA family protein, whose translation MSVGRAADLAGEPARLSVDGTEVARYVLDPALDARHGPRPYLHPVRTLGGTVVTDELPADHVWHLGASLAVQDVNGTNLWGGRTYVRDVGYTWRDDHGVIAHTGEVERSPGRYAHDLQWRDRAGQVLLTERRWLAASVVASGAWRLDLDTVLTAPADREVRLGSPATNGRPGGAGYGGFFWRAAADGESAVFTADAAGEETVNGSAAPWLALTAAGPGGGAYTLVFAGLGRGDRWFVRTGMYPGVCVAFAFDRPAVVPAGESRHGRYTVVVADGILDRDRAAALVGTAP comes from the coding sequence GTGAGCGTGGGGCGCGCGGCCGACCTCGCCGGCGAGCCGGCGCGGCTGTCGGTCGACGGGACTGAGGTGGCCCGGTACGTGCTCGACCCGGCGTTGGACGCGCGGCACGGGCCCCGGCCGTACCTGCACCCGGTGCGCACCCTCGGCGGGACGGTGGTCACCGACGAGCTGCCCGCCGACCACGTGTGGCACCTCGGCGCGTCCCTGGCCGTGCAGGACGTCAACGGCACCAATCTCTGGGGCGGGCGCACCTACGTCCGCGACGTCGGTTACACCTGGCGCGACGACCACGGCGTCATCGCGCACACCGGGGAGGTCGAGCGCTCCCCGGGCCGGTACGCGCACGATCTCCAGTGGCGCGACCGAGCCGGCCAGGTGCTGCTGACCGAGCGGCGGTGGCTCGCCGCGTCGGTGGTCGCGTCGGGCGCCTGGCGGCTCGACCTGGATACCGTCCTGACCGCCCCGGCCGATCGAGAGGTGCGCCTGGGAAGCCCGGCCACCAACGGCCGCCCGGGCGGGGCCGGCTACGGCGGGTTCTTCTGGCGGGCTGCCGCCGACGGCGAATCGGCGGTGTTCACCGCCGACGCCGCCGGGGAGGAGACGGTCAACGGCAGCGCGGCGCCGTGGCTCGCGCTGACCGCAGCCGGGCCGGGCGGCGGGGCGTACACCCTGGTTTTCGCCGGCCTCGGCCGGGGCGACCGGTGGTTCGTGCGGACCGGGATGTATCCGGGGGTCTGCGTGGCGTTCGCGTTCGACCGCCCTGCCGTGGTGCCGGCCGGCGAGAGCCGGCACGGCCGGTACACGGTGGTGGTGGCCGACGGAATCCTCGACCGGGACCGGGCCGCCGCGCTGGTCGGGACGGCGCCGTGA
- a CDS encoding carbohydrate ABC transporter permease has protein sequence MVTATPTADAPTGAAPTTRRRPGGRSVLRLLILVAIVAVVLYPLIWMIGTSMKSQEEIVNNVGLLPERFTPGNYTAGWSNFDVSFGRFFLNSAMVSLLTVVGNGLSCLLAAYAFARLRFRLRGMWFAVMIGTLLLPQHVLIVPQYILFRTLGLVGGEWPYLPLLIPQFLATEAFFVFLMVQFMRGVPRELDEAARIDGAGPFGIFRHIILPLSRPALVTTAIFSFIWTWNDFFRQLVFLSQLEDYTVPVALTLFIDSTSQSAVGPMFAMSVLSLLPVFLFFVAFQRMLVEGINTSGIKG, from the coding sequence ATGGTGACGGCGACCCCGACGGCCGACGCGCCCACCGGAGCAGCGCCGACCACGCGTCGCCGGCCCGGCGGTCGGTCGGTGCTGCGGCTGCTCATCCTGGTGGCGATCGTCGCCGTGGTGCTCTACCCGCTGATCTGGATGATCGGCACCTCGATGAAGTCCCAGGAGGAGATCGTCAACAACGTCGGGCTGCTGCCCGAGCGGTTCACCCCGGGCAACTACACAGCCGGCTGGTCCAACTTCGACGTCAGCTTCGGTCGGTTCTTCCTCAACAGCGCGATGGTCAGTCTGCTCACCGTCGTCGGCAACGGGCTCTCCTGCCTGCTGGCCGCGTACGCCTTCGCCCGGCTGCGGTTCCGCCTGCGGGGCATGTGGTTCGCCGTCATGATCGGCACGCTGCTGCTGCCCCAACACGTGCTGATCGTGCCGCAGTACATCCTGTTCCGGACGCTCGGGCTGGTCGGCGGCGAGTGGCCGTACCTGCCGCTGCTCATCCCGCAGTTCCTGGCCACCGAGGCGTTCTTCGTCTTCCTGATGGTGCAGTTCATGCGGGGCGTCCCACGCGAGCTGGACGAGGCGGCCCGGATCGACGGCGCCGGCCCGTTCGGCATCTTCCGGCACATCATCCTGCCGCTGAGCCGTCCCGCGCTGGTCACCACCGCGATCTTCTCGTTCATCTGGACCTGGAACGACTTCTTCCGGCAACTGGTCTTCCTGTCCCAACTGGAGGACTACACCGTGCCGGTCGCGCTGACCCTGTTCATCGACTCGACGAGCCAGAGCGCGGTCGGACCGATGTTCGCCATGTCGGTGCTGTCGCTGCTGCCGGTCTTCCTGTTCTTCGTCGCGTTCCAGCGGATGCTCGTCGAGGGGATCAACACCAGTGGCATCAAGGGGTGA
- a CDS encoding carbohydrate ABC transporter permease has protein sequence MALTTAPDPTRRGPGSVRAHAERRRPGRFRHSEGLAGYVFLSPWLIGLMGVTAVPMLLSLYLSFTNYDILTPFSEVEWVGLANYERMFTADPSYWHAVRVTLTFALIAVPLKLAAALGVALLLNRAWRGVGLFRGLFYLPSLLGGSVALAIVWVNMFNRDGAFNSLLSLFGIQGKPWVNDPDWALETLMVLAIWQFGAPMVIFLAGLKQVPTELYEAASVDGAGRFRQFRNVTLPMLSPVIFFNLVLETINGFQGFTAAFVLSNGTGGPVDSTLMYTLNLYITGFTDLNMGYASAMAWVFLLAIAVITAIFFSTGRFWVHYSDGEDR, from the coding sequence GTGGCGTTGACCACGGCGCCCGACCCGACCCGACGCGGCCCCGGATCCGTCCGGGCCCATGCCGAGAGGCGTAGGCCCGGACGCTTCCGGCACAGCGAAGGTCTGGCGGGGTACGTCTTCCTGTCGCCGTGGCTCATCGGCCTGATGGGTGTCACGGCGGTCCCCATGCTGTTGTCGCTCTATTTGAGCTTCACCAACTACGACATCCTCACCCCCTTCTCCGAGGTGGAGTGGGTGGGGTTGGCCAACTACGAACGGATGTTCACCGCCGACCCGTCGTACTGGCACGCGGTGCGGGTGACCCTGACCTTCGCCCTGATCGCCGTGCCGCTGAAGCTGGCCGCGGCGCTCGGCGTGGCGCTGCTGCTCAACCGCGCCTGGCGTGGGGTCGGGCTGTTCCGCGGGTTGTTCTACCTGCCGTCGCTGCTCGGCGGCAGCGTCGCGCTGGCCATCGTCTGGGTCAACATGTTCAACCGCGACGGCGCGTTCAACTCGCTGCTGAGCCTCTTCGGGATTCAGGGCAAGCCCTGGGTCAACGACCCGGACTGGGCCCTGGAGACGCTGATGGTGCTGGCCATCTGGCAGTTCGGCGCACCGATGGTGATCTTCCTGGCCGGCCTCAAGCAGGTGCCCACCGAGCTGTACGAGGCCGCCTCGGTCGACGGCGCCGGCCGGTTCCGCCAGTTCCGCAACGTCACCCTGCCGATGCTCTCCCCGGTGATCTTCTTCAACCTGGTGCTGGAGACGATCAACGGCTTCCAGGGCTTCACCGCCGCGTTCGTGCTCAGCAACGGCACCGGCGGCCCGGTCGACTCCACCCTGATGTACACGCTGAACCTCTACATCACCGGCTTCACCGACCTCAACATGGGCTACGCCTCGGCGATGGCCTGGGTGTTCCTGCTCGCCATCGCGGTGATCACCGCGATCTTCTTCAGCACCGGGCGGTTCTGGGTGCACTACTCCGACGGTGAGGACCGGTGA
- a CDS encoding ABC transporter substrate-binding protein: protein MHPATPPTTDAPVGRTHRTALPRRRLLRGLLAVTVAAPLMFGAAACGDDDGAADPNAPVKLSIFWWGGDARAKLTEDALALYTKKHPNVTFEKTWQANQGYFDKLATLTAGGNPPDLFQIDDNYLAEYAARNTTLDLTSYQKSGKLDTSKFPESLWQYGVVDGKLAGLAAGENTQGLVYNKTLLTKNNLPEPTTGMSWEQHIAWAEQVTAKTKVPGTQDPSADYKAFWVWLRQQGKDLYKGKELGFTAEDVTTWFDLWKGARDRKATPTADVIHEGNSSDITKQLVVTGKSATSWVWANQMPDLKKNTKDELGVVAYPGDPSAQWARASMYWSVFKGSKNKDVAVDVINFLNNDQEVVKLLGTDRGLPSNLDLRRVVSDDATDPAMKQSIAVEAELTQKFGTSPQVPIKGHSKVKSELIKAAENAQYGRATPAQAAAQFIEACKSAIA, encoded by the coding sequence ATGCACCCCGCAACGCCCCCCACCACTGACGCGCCCGTCGGGCGCACCCACCGTACCGCGCTGCCTCGGCGGCGCCTGCTGCGCGGCCTGCTCGCCGTGACCGTCGCCGCGCCGCTGATGTTCGGGGCCGCGGCCTGCGGAGACGACGACGGCGCCGCCGACCCGAACGCGCCGGTCAAGCTCTCCATCTTCTGGTGGGGCGGCGACGCCCGCGCCAAGTTGACCGAGGACGCGCTGGCCCTCTACACCAAGAAGCACCCGAACGTGACCTTCGAGAAGACCTGGCAGGCCAACCAGGGCTACTTCGACAAGCTGGCCACGCTCACCGCCGGCGGCAACCCGCCGGACCTCTTCCAGATCGACGACAACTACCTCGCCGAGTACGCGGCCCGCAACACCACGCTCGACCTCACCTCGTACCAGAAGTCCGGAAAGTTGGACACCTCCAAGTTCCCCGAGAGCCTCTGGCAGTACGGCGTGGTCGACGGCAAGCTCGCCGGGCTGGCTGCCGGGGAGAACACCCAGGGCCTGGTCTACAACAAGACGCTGCTGACCAAGAACAACCTGCCCGAGCCGACCACCGGGATGTCGTGGGAGCAGCACATCGCCTGGGCCGAGCAGGTCACCGCCAAGACCAAGGTGCCCGGCACCCAGGACCCGAGCGCTGACTACAAGGCGTTCTGGGTCTGGCTGCGCCAGCAGGGCAAGGACCTCTACAAGGGCAAGGAACTGGGCTTCACCGCCGAGGACGTGACCACGTGGTTCGACCTGTGGAAGGGCGCCCGGGACCGGAAGGCCACCCCGACGGCCGACGTCATCCACGAGGGCAACTCCAGCGACATCACCAAGCAGTTGGTGGTCACCGGCAAGTCGGCGACCTCCTGGGTCTGGGCCAACCAGATGCCCGACCTGAAGAAGAACACCAAGGACGAGCTGGGTGTCGTCGCCTACCCCGGTGACCCGAGCGCGCAGTGGGCCCGGGCCTCGATGTACTGGTCGGTGTTCAAGGGCAGCAAGAACAAGGACGTCGCGGTCGACGTGATCAACTTCCTGAACAACGACCAGGAGGTGGTCAAACTGCTCGGCACCGACCGCGGTCTGCCGTCCAACCTGGACCTGCGCCGGGTGGTCAGCGACGACGCCACCGACCCGGCCATGAAGCAGTCCATCGCCGTCGAGGCGGAGCTGACCCAGAAGTTCGGCACGTCACCGCAGGTGCCGATCAAGGGGCACAGCAAGGTCAAGTCCGAGCTGATCAAGGCCGCCGAGAACGCGCAGTACGGCCGGGCCACGCCCGCCCAGGCCGCCGCCCAGTTCATCGAAGCGTGCAAGTCCGCCATCGCCTGA
- a CDS encoding LacI family DNA-binding transcriptional regulator produces MPVTIRDVARASGVHISTVSRTFSAPHLVNPETRVRVLACAEDLGYRPNRAARALITGRTHNIGLIIADIANPFFPPLIKAAESQARHRDYHVFVADTNEDPTVEEELVHALAKQVDGVLLCSPRMSNSLIEQLSREVPLVVVNRQVTGLPCVLMDVGQGARAAIEHLVGLGHRSIALLGGPRSSWTNREMRRAAGTAARAGGAELTVLGPNPPTEIGGSAAAEQVRRSGASAVLAYNDLMAIGLIEGLDALGVRVPQEVSVVGVDDIALSRLTRPKLTTVATPTGAAGRTAVDMLLQQGIESPRGARGSGAGTALGVRRTTAQVMLQTDLVIRDSTGPGPYARPARPLTAPQSPDPHCPAGPGIPTAATGDAVAS; encoded by the coding sequence GTGCCAGTCACCATCCGGGACGTCGCCCGAGCGTCCGGTGTGCACATCTCCACCGTGTCCCGCACGTTCTCCGCTCCACACCTGGTCAACCCGGAGACCCGGGTCCGGGTGCTGGCGTGTGCGGAGGACCTGGGCTACCGGCCGAACCGGGCCGCCCGGGCCCTGATCACCGGTCGTACGCACAACATCGGGCTGATCATCGCGGACATCGCGAACCCGTTCTTCCCGCCGCTGATCAAAGCGGCGGAGAGTCAGGCCCGGCACCGCGACTACCACGTCTTCGTGGCCGACACCAACGAGGACCCGACCGTCGAGGAGGAGCTGGTCCACGCGCTGGCCAAACAGGTGGACGGGGTGCTGCTGTGCAGTCCTCGGATGAGCAACAGCCTGATCGAGCAGCTCAGCCGCGAGGTGCCGCTGGTGGTGGTGAACCGCCAGGTGACCGGCCTGCCCTGCGTGCTGATGGACGTCGGGCAGGGTGCCCGGGCGGCTATCGAGCACCTGGTCGGCCTGGGTCACCGCAGCATCGCGCTGCTCGGTGGCCCGCGCAGCTCCTGGACCAACCGGGAGATGCGCCGAGCCGCCGGCACGGCCGCCCGAGCTGGCGGCGCGGAGTTGACCGTGCTCGGCCCGAACCCGCCCACCGAGATCGGCGGCTCGGCCGCCGCCGAGCAGGTGCGGCGCAGCGGTGCGTCGGCCGTGCTCGCCTACAACGACCTGATGGCGATCGGCCTCATCGAAGGGCTGGACGCGCTCGGGGTCCGGGTGCCGCAGGAGGTGAGTGTCGTCGGGGTCGACGACATCGCCCTGAGCCGGCTCACCCGCCCCAAACTGACGACGGTGGCCACACCCACCGGGGCCGCCGGCCGGACGGCCGTCGACATGCTGCTGCAACAGGGCATCGAGTCACCGCGCGGTGCGCGGGGGTCCGGTGCCGGCACGGCGCTCGGCGTTCGTCGTACCACCGCACAGGTAATGCTGCAGACCGACCTGGTCATCCGCGACTCGACCGGCCCGGGCCCGTACGCCCGACCGGCACGTCCCCTGACCGCGCCGCAAAGCCCGGACCCGCATTGCCCTGCGGGCCCGGGCATCCCGACCGCGGCCACCGGTGACGCCGTCGCCTCCTAA
- a CDS encoding Gfo/Idh/MocA family protein — protein MSPRADGRVRYAVVGTGARAEMFVRALVLDHADTAELVAFADVNQARMDAHNRWLSELGHRPLPTYPAADFAAMLDKERVDVVLVTSVDVTHDEYVVVALRAGREVVTEKPMTVDAPRCRRILDAVTETGGRVTVAFNYRYNPLHEQVRRLLAEGAVGEIGSVHFEWLLDVRHGADYFRRWHREKATSGGLMVHKASHHFDLVNWWLAATPVEVYAAGRLFFYGESGRRHGYARDYDRAHGSPAAVDDPFALRLDAHPRLRELYLDAEAEDGYQRDRNVFAPGVSIEDDMAVLARYSTGATMTYHLTAYAPWEGYRVMVNGSRGRLELEVTENDFVDRGTAGAVKGAALHGTEAPAEGGGATLTLRPFWAPPQQIPVEGRTRHGHGGADARMTGVLFGGQPDPLDRAATADDGALALLTGLAANRSFETGQPVRVADLLTPR, from the coding sequence ATGTCACCGAGAGCCGACGGCCGGGTCCGGTACGCCGTCGTGGGCACCGGCGCGCGGGCGGAGATGTTCGTCCGGGCCCTGGTGCTCGACCACGCCGACACCGCCGAACTGGTCGCCTTCGCCGACGTCAACCAGGCCCGGATGGATGCGCACAACCGCTGGCTGTCCGAGCTGGGCCACCGTCCGCTGCCCACGTACCCGGCCGCCGACTTCGCCGCCATGCTGGACAAGGAACGCGTCGACGTCGTCCTCGTCACCAGCGTGGACGTCACCCACGACGAGTACGTGGTGGTCGCGCTGCGCGCCGGCCGCGAGGTCGTCACCGAGAAGCCGATGACCGTGGACGCGCCGCGCTGTCGACGCATCCTGGACGCGGTCACCGAGACCGGCGGTCGGGTGACGGTCGCGTTCAACTACCGCTACAACCCGTTGCACGAACAGGTCCGCCGGCTGCTCGCCGAGGGCGCGGTCGGCGAGATCGGCTCGGTGCACTTCGAGTGGCTGCTCGACGTCCGCCACGGTGCCGACTACTTCCGCCGCTGGCACCGCGAGAAGGCCACCTCCGGTGGGCTGATGGTGCACAAGGCCAGCCACCACTTCGACCTGGTCAACTGGTGGCTGGCCGCCACCCCCGTCGAGGTGTACGCGGCCGGCCGGCTCTTCTTCTACGGCGAGAGCGGCCGCCGGCACGGCTACGCCCGCGACTACGACCGGGCACACGGCTCCCCCGCCGCGGTCGACGACCCGTTCGCGTTGCGGCTGGACGCGCACCCCCGGCTGCGCGAGCTGTACCTCGACGCCGAGGCCGAGGACGGCTACCAGCGCGACCGCAACGTCTTCGCCCCCGGGGTGAGCATCGAGGACGACATGGCGGTGCTCGCCCGCTACTCCACCGGCGCCACGATGACCTACCACCTGACGGCGTACGCCCCCTGGGAGGGCTACCGGGTGATGGTCAACGGCAGCCGGGGCCGGCTGGAGCTGGAGGTCACCGAGAACGACTTCGTCGACCGGGGCACCGCCGGTGCGGTCAAGGGCGCCGCCCTGCACGGCACCGAGGCGCCGGCCGAGGGCGGTGGTGCGACGCTCACCCTGCGCCCGTTCTGGGCGCCGCCCCAGCAGATCCCGGTCGAGGGTCGGACCCGGCACGGGCACGGGGGCGCGGACGCCCGGATGACCGGCGTGCTCTTCGGCGGCCAACCCGACCCGCTGGACCGCGCCGCGACCGCCGATGACGGCGCGTTGGCCCTGCTCACCGGCCTGGCCGCCAACCGGTCCTTCGAGACCGGTCAACCGGTCC